A single genomic interval of Theropithecus gelada isolate Dixy chromosome 16, Tgel_1.0, whole genome shotgun sequence harbors:
- the BHLHA9 gene encoding class A basic helix-loop-helix protein 9: MLRGEPGLGLRARKGAEGSAENLGGPCPEPGGDLGVLGANGASPGQGEAEEPAGRRRARPVRSKARRMAANVRERKRILDYNEAFNALRRALRHDLGGKRLSKIATLRRAIHRIAALSLVLRASPAPREPCGHLECHGPAARGDTGDTGASPRTPAGPSLARPDTDHPSVPSAPRCASCPPHAPLGRPSAVAEGPGLAQASWGSWRRCPGPSSAGLPPWPRGYLRAAPRMGHPRS, encoded by the coding sequence ATGCTGCGGGGCGAGCCAGGACTAGGCCTCAGGGCGCGGAAGGGGGCCGAAGGCTCTGCGGAGAACTTGGGGGGCCCCTGCCCCGAACCTGGGGGTGATTTGGGGGTGCTGGGGGCGAACGGCGCTTCCCCTGGCCAGGGCGAGGCAGAAGAGCCGGCTGGGAGGAGGCGCGCGCGGCCGGTGCGGTCCAAGGCGCGGCGCATGGCGGCCAACGTGCGGGAGCGCAAGCGCATCCTGGACTACAATGAGGCCTTCAACGCGCTGCGCCGGGCGCTGCGGCACGACCTGGGCGGCAAGAGGCTCTCCAAGATCGCCACGCTGCGCAGAGCCATCCACCGCATCGCCGCGCTCTCCCTGGTCCTGCGCGCCAGCCCCGCGCCCCGCGAGCCCTGCGGACACCTGGAGTGCCACGGCCCAGCTGCGCGCGGGGACACCGGAGACACAGGCGCCAGCCCCCGGACGCCTGCAGGGCCCAGCCTCGCACGCCCAGACACCGACCACCCCTCGGTGCCGTCTGCGCCCCGCTGTGCCTCGTGCCCCCCGCACGCGCCCCTGGGACGGCCCAGCGCGGTGGCCGAGGGGCCGGGCCTAGCCCAGGCCTCCTGGGGAAGCTGGCGCCGCTGTCCGGGGCCTTCCTCTGCCGGGCTGCCTCCCTGGCCGCGGGGCTACCTGCGAGCCGCTCCCAGGATGGGCCACCCGCGCTCCTGA